TCTCCGTGGAGCAGGGAGAGCTCCTCGCCCTGCTCGGCCCGTCCGGGTGTGGGAAGACCACGTGCCTGCGGCTGATCGCCGGGTTCGAGCGCCCGGACAAGGGCGATATCAGGATCGACGGGGCCTCCATCCTCGGCCTTCCCCCGGAGCGGCGGGGGATCGGGTTCGTCTTCCAGCACTACGCCCTGTTCCCGCACATGACCGTCGCCAAGAACATCGCCTATGGGATCAGATTCCGTTCCGGGATCGACGTACGCGCGCGCGTCGGCGAGCTCCTCTCCCTCGTCCACTTGGAGGGGCGCGCCGACCGCCGTCCCGCCGAGCTCTCCGGCGGGGAACGACAACGGGTCGCTCTCGCCCGTGCCCTCGCTCCCTCCCCCCGCCTTCTCCTTCTCGACGAGCCGCTCTCGGCCCTTGACGCCGCCCTGCAGGAGGAGCTCCGGAGGGAACTTCGCCGCATCCAGCGCGCATTTTCACTCCCCACGGTCTACGTC
This genomic interval from Candidatus Bipolaricaulota bacterium contains the following:
- a CDS encoding ABC transporter ATP-binding protein, translated to MERLEVIDLEKSFGRTRALAGVSFSVEQGELLALLGPSGCGKTTCLRLIAGFERPDKGDIRIDGASILGLPPERRGIGFVFQHYALFPHMTVAKNIAYGIRFRSGIDVRARVGELLSLVHLEGRADRRPAELSGGERQRVALARALAPSPRLLLLDEPLSALDAALQEELRRELRRIQRAFSLPTVYV